In the genome of Christensenella timonensis, one region contains:
- a CDS encoding (2Fe-2S) ferredoxin domain-containing protein, which produces MMTISVCIGSACHLKGSYNVVSELQEMIEEKGLGDEVELTGVFCLGHCTDAVSVQIGEEVFSVNSDNVGDFFKEQVLAKM; this is translated from the coding sequence ATGATGACAATCAGCGTATGTATCGGGAGCGCATGCCACCTGAAAGGGTCTTACAACGTGGTGAGCGAGCTGCAGGAGATGATCGAGGAAAAGGGGTTGGGCGACGAGGTGGAGCTTACGGGCGTATTTTGCCTCGGGCACTGCACGGACGCGGTGTCCGTACAGATCGGCGAGGAAGTATTCTCCGTCAATTCTGATAACGTCGGCGACTTTTTCAAGGAGCAGGTGCTTGCCAAAATGTGA
- a CDS encoding [FeFe] hydrogenase, group A: protein MTDKKHMIIDGQIVNYDDEQNILAVIRKAGIELPTFCYYSDLSIYGACRMCVVEDEWGGVIASCSTPPRDKMKIKTNTPQLFRHRKMILELLLASHCRDCTTCPKNGKCRLQELALRFGIDSVRFENTKKEAKVDESALSIIRDESKCILCGDCVRMCSEIQNVGAIDFAHRGSNMTVSTAWGKPLAETNCVNCGQCASVCPTGAIVIRNCTQKFWDALYDDTKRVVVQYAPAVRVALGDEFGLEPGVNVAGKIVGALRKMGVDEVYDTTMGADLTVMEESKEFLKKYKEGGKLPLFTSCCPAWVKYAENTHPELMGQVSTCKSPMQIFSAVIKEHFKQVQEVDGKETVVFAIMPCTAKKDEQVRPEFIHGDGGRDTDGVITTQEFASILKQAGIVFEDIDPEAADMPFGITSGAGVIFGVTGGVAEAVIRRVVDDKSNNMLHNIAYTGVRGLEGTKEANIPLGGDKRIKIAVVNGLANAEKLIRKIKNGEASYDFVEVMACPGGCIAGAGQPFARREGKQERSRGLYDADKLCQVKRSEENPVMMSLYSGILKNKVHELLHVNYTKGEGIKS, encoded by the coding sequence ATGACTGATAAAAAGCATATGATTATAGACGGACAGATCGTGAATTACGATGACGAGCAGAATATTTTGGCGGTTATCCGCAAAGCGGGTATCGAGCTGCCCACGTTCTGTTACTATTCCGACCTGTCCATTTACGGCGCGTGCCGTATGTGCGTGGTGGAGGACGAATGGGGCGGCGTTATTGCCTCGTGTTCCACGCCGCCGCGCGATAAAATGAAGATCAAGACGAATACGCCGCAGCTATTTCGCCACCGCAAGATGATTTTGGAGCTGCTGCTGGCGAGCCATTGCCGCGACTGCACGACGTGCCCCAAAAATGGGAAATGCCGCCTGCAGGAGCTGGCGCTTCGCTTCGGCATCGACAGCGTGCGCTTTGAAAACACGAAGAAGGAAGCAAAGGTCGACGAGTCGGCGCTGTCCATCATCCGCGACGAATCCAAGTGTATCCTGTGCGGCGACTGTGTGCGCATGTGCTCGGAGATACAGAATGTGGGAGCGATCGACTTTGCGCACCGCGGTTCCAATATGACGGTCTCCACAGCGTGGGGCAAGCCGCTTGCCGAAACAAATTGTGTCAACTGCGGACAGTGCGCGTCGGTGTGCCCGACGGGCGCGATCGTGATCCGCAACTGCACCCAGAAGTTCTGGGACGCGCTTTATGACGATACCAAGCGCGTAGTCGTGCAGTATGCGCCGGCCGTCCGCGTGGCGCTGGGCGACGAGTTCGGGCTGGAACCGGGCGTAAACGTCGCCGGAAAAATTGTAGGCGCGCTCAGGAAGATGGGCGTGGACGAGGTATACGATACGACGATGGGCGCAGACCTCACGGTCATGGAAGAATCCAAGGAGTTTTTGAAAAAGTATAAGGAGGGCGGCAAGCTGCCGTTGTTTACGTCCTGCTGCCCGGCGTGGGTCAAATATGCGGAAAATACGCATCCGGAGCTGATGGGGCAGGTTTCCACCTGCAAATCGCCCATGCAGATATTCTCGGCCGTGATCAAGGAGCACTTCAAGCAGGTACAGGAGGTGGACGGCAAGGAGACAGTTGTGTTCGCCATCATGCCGTGCACGGCCAAAAAGGACGAGCAGGTACGTCCCGAATTTATCCATGGGGATGGCGGCAGGGATACGGACGGCGTAATCACCACGCAGGAGTTTGCCAGCATCTTAAAGCAGGCGGGCATCGTGTTCGAGGACATCGACCCGGAGGCTGCCGATATGCCCTTTGGTATCACATCGGGCGCGGGTGTCATCTTCGGCGTGACGGGCGGCGTAGCAGAGGCGGTCATCCGCCGCGTGGTGGACGACAAAAGCAACAACATGCTGCATAATATCGCTTATACGGGCGTGCGCGGCCTTGAGGGTACAAAAGAGGCGAACATCCCGCTGGGCGGGGATAAACGCATAAAGATCGCGGTCGTAAATGGCCTGGCAAATGCCGAAAAGCTGATCCGGAAAATCAAAAACGGCGAAGCAAGCTACGACTTTGTGGAAGTCATGGCATGCCCGGGCGGCTGTATCGCGGGCGCGGGGCAGCCCTTTGCCCGCCGGGAAGGAAAACAGGAACGCTCAAGGGGACTGTATGACGCGGACAAGCTATGCCAGGTCAAGCGTTCGGAAGAAAATCCGGTTATGATGTCACTGTATAGTGGGATTTTAAAAAATAAGGTGCACGAGCTGCTGCACGTTAATTACACAAAAGGGGAGGGAATAAAATCATGA
- a CDS encoding zinc ribbon domain-containing protein, which yields MVIKTIALQIHKPTAEKRKVMDRAIGQYNDAMGYLLEHTKGYIPDIVDEMHSGASFLSRRITALLSKELMDSLNDFGVQPFKDSLKLDYAMTMIAWIALRRSQKNARYPRLVREGRIADRAIHELLCSYDGGGIGRRALEAQLKKLYDGLHMKKPILFGRYAKNRDYCLLYDEQKDRFYAKLYLMNVRDEGRRGGIMRGNSCLRYVAGDGGLLEKDNKRERYLVLPLSFGKEQQKVLRQGLSDPSIFKTARLKEKNGKYYLLVNTAAAPAKSLPEKTFLGVTRSLVAAARYAVVDQEGRLVAERTVRMPEAPSKNDFHTAAKQIVLAAQEHKSKIVSYHLGHMGDQLSREGRLACLTAGQFNKLMSMVSYKAELKGLARPVTVSPRGLFYTCPRCGANTLKNRFMQDKFLCVKCGFAGETESVGAANAARRLQKYGGSLLPFEASVAHGRITLSNKILDIRYETDYTREAIDGFYDYIGELVEKWKANGNAPIRAGAKKISYYKKFIGITNPREEIAIVDVK from the coding sequence ATGGTCATCAAAACAATCGCCTTACAAATACATAAGCCCACCGCGGAAAAAAGGAAGGTCATGGATCGCGCGATCGGGCAGTATAACGACGCGATGGGCTACCTGCTCGAGCATACCAAGGGCTATATCCCTGATATCGTGGACGAGATGCACAGTGGCGCGAGCTTCCTTTCGCGCCGCATCACCGCACTGCTCTCAAAGGAGCTGATGGATTCGCTGAATGATTTCGGCGTGCAGCCCTTCAAGGATTCCTTAAAGCTCGATTACGCCATGACGATGATCGCGTGGATCGCGCTCAGGAGGTCGCAAAAGAACGCACGCTATCCGCGCCTGGTGCGCGAAGGGCGGATAGCAGACCGCGCGATCCACGAGCTGCTTTGCAGCTATGACGGGGGCGGCATCGGCAGGCGGGCGCTGGAGGCGCAGCTGAAAAAGCTTTATGACGGGCTGCATATGAAAAAGCCGATCCTCTTCGGGCGATACGCCAAAAACCGCGATTATTGCCTGTTGTACGACGAACAAAAGGACAGGTTTTACGCAAAGCTGTACCTGATGAACGTGCGGGACGAAGGACGGCGCGGGGGGATTATGCGCGGCAATAGCTGCCTGCGCTACGTCGCCGGCGATGGCGGGCTCCTGGAAAAAGACAACAAGCGAGAACGTTACCTGGTGCTGCCGCTTTCCTTTGGCAAGGAGCAGCAAAAGGTGCTCCGGCAGGGGCTCAGCGACCCATCGATCTTCAAGACCGCACGGCTCAAGGAAAAGAACGGAAAATATTACCTGCTGGTGAATACAGCGGCGGCCCCGGCAAAAAGCCTGCCGGAAAAAACCTTCCTCGGCGTGACGCGCAGCCTTGTGGCGGCGGCGCGCTATGCGGTGGTGGATCAGGAGGGCAGGCTTGTCGCGGAGCGGACGGTCAGGATGCCGGAGGCGCCCTCGAAAAATGATTTCCATACCGCTGCCAAACAGATCGTTTTGGCGGCGCAGGAACACAAGAGCAAGATCGTCAGCTACCACCTCGGCCACATGGGCGACCAGCTCTCGCGGGAAGGGCGCCTTGCCTGCCTGACGGCGGGGCAGTTCAATAAACTGATGTCCATGGTTTCTTACAAGGCGGAGCTCAAGGGGCTGGCAAGGCCGGTCACCGTCAGTCCGCGCGGGCTTTTTTACACCTGTCCGCGGTGCGGCGCCAATACGCTCAAAAACCGGTTCATGCAGGATAAATTCCTGTGCGTCAAGTGCGGCTTTGCGGGGGAGACCGAAAGCGTGGGCGCGGCAAATGCGGCGCGCAGGCTGCAAAAGTACGGCGGCAGCCTGCTGCCCTTTGAAGCGAGCGTCGCACACGGACGGATCACGCTTTCCAACAAGATCCTCGATATCCGGTACGAAACGGATTACACGCGCGAAGCGATCGATGGCTTTTACGACTACATCGGCGAGCTGGTGGAAAAATGGAAGGCGAACGGAAACGCGCCCATCCGCGCCGGTGCGAAGAAGATCAGCTATTATAAAAAGTTTATTGGCATCACGAACCCGCGCGAAGAGATCGCGATCGTCGATGTAAAATAA
- a CDS encoding NADH-quinone oxidoreductase subunit NuoF — translation MIQNVAELNQTKEQYKKSLDAQYKKVLVCAGTGCVAGGSLEIYERLKELAERKGLPVSVELKAEPHEEIAFKKSGCHGFCEMGPLLRIEPHGWLYVKVKPEDCEEILEKSLVGSEPVQRLLFTQDGKAYAAQEDIPFYSKQTRMVLSNCGHTDTESLMEYIARGGYQAVAKALFDMQPEGIVQEILDCGLRGRGGGGFPTGRKLQQVARQAEPVKYVVCNGDEGDPGAFMDRSIMEGDSHRMIEGMMIAGIAAGAHEGYIYVRSEYPLAVKRLQTAIAAARKEGLLGEDILGSGFAFDLKINQGAGAFVCGEGSALTASIEGNRGMPRVKPPRTVEQGLFGKPTVLSNVETYANIPMIILEGADWYRKMGTESSPGTKAFALTGNVNNTGLIEVPMGTTLREIIFDIGGGVKNGKEFKAVQIGGPSGGCLTKEHLDLPLDFDSLKKVGAMIGSGGLVVMDEDTCMVEVARFFMNFTQNESCGKCVPCREGTMRMLEILERIVAGKGEKEDLDMLRELADTISKTALCGLGKTAPSPVISTLKYFEDEYLKHVVDKKCPAKNCQAMKRYVIVSEQCKGCSKCARQCPVGAITGEVKHPYTIGQDKCIKCGACVDACNFNAVIEQF, via the coding sequence ATGATACAAAATGTGGCAGAACTGAATCAAACGAAAGAGCAATATAAAAAATCGCTCGACGCGCAGTATAAGAAGGTGCTGGTATGCGCGGGCACGGGCTGCGTGGCGGGGGGATCGCTGGAGATCTATGAACGTTTAAAGGAATTGGCAGAGCGAAAGGGCCTCCCTGTGTCGGTGGAACTGAAAGCGGAGCCGCACGAGGAGATCGCCTTTAAAAAGAGCGGCTGCCACGGCTTTTGCGAAATGGGGCCGCTGCTGCGCATCGAGCCGCACGGCTGGCTGTATGTCAAAGTGAAGCCGGAGGACTGTGAAGAAATCCTCGAAAAAAGCCTTGTGGGCAGCGAACCGGTGCAGCGCCTGCTGTTCACGCAGGACGGCAAAGCGTACGCGGCGCAGGAGGACATCCCGTTTTACAGCAAGCAGACGCGGATGGTGCTTTCCAACTGCGGGCACACGGATACGGAATCATTGATGGAATATATCGCGCGCGGCGGCTACCAGGCGGTTGCGAAGGCGCTTTTCGATATGCAGCCGGAAGGCATTGTGCAGGAAATCCTTGACTGCGGCCTGCGCGGGCGCGGCGGCGGCGGGTTCCCTACGGGACGCAAGCTGCAGCAGGTCGCGCGGCAGGCGGAACCTGTGAAATATGTGGTGTGCAACGGCGATGAGGGAGACCCGGGCGCGTTCATGGACAGGAGCATCATGGAAGGCGATTCACACCGCATGATCGAAGGGATGATGATCGCGGGCATCGCGGCAGGCGCCCACGAAGGGTATATCTACGTGCGGTCGGAATATCCGTTGGCAGTCAAGCGCTTGCAAACGGCTATCGCTGCTGCGCGTAAAGAGGGGCTTTTGGGAGAGGATATCCTCGGCAGCGGCTTTGCCTTTGACCTTAAAATCAACCAGGGCGCGGGCGCGTTCGTATGCGGCGAGGGCAGCGCGCTGACAGCTTCCATCGAGGGAAACCGAGGCATGCCGCGCGTCAAGCCGCCGCGCACGGTGGAGCAGGGGTTGTTCGGCAAGCCGACGGTGCTTTCCAATGTAGAGACATACGCCAACATCCCCATGATCATTTTGGAAGGAGCCGATTGGTATAGGAAGATGGGCACGGAATCAAGCCCGGGAACCAAGGCGTTCGCCTTAACGGGCAACGTCAACAACACCGGCCTCATCGAAGTACCGATGGGAACGACGCTGCGGGAGATCATCTTTGATATCGGCGGCGGCGTGAAAAACGGCAAGGAATTCAAAGCGGTACAGATCGGCGGGCCTTCGGGCGGCTGCCTTACCAAGGAACACCTCGACCTGCCGCTTGATTTTGATTCGCTCAAAAAGGTGGGCGCGATGATCGGCTCGGGCGGCCTTGTGGTCATGGACGAGGATACCTGCATGGTCGAAGTGGCGCGTTTCTTCATGAACTTCACGCAAAACGAATCGTGCGGCAAATGCGTGCCGTGCCGCGAGGGTACGATGCGTATGCTGGAGATTTTGGAACGTATCGTTGCGGGCAAGGGAGAAAAGGAAGACCTCGATATGCTGCGCGAGCTGGCGGATACCATCTCCAAGACCGCGCTGTGCGGCCTCGGAAAGACGGCGCCGTCGCCGGTGATCAGTACGCTCAAATATTTTGAAGACGAATACTTAAAGCACGTCGTGGATAAAAAGTGCCCGGCGAAAAACTGCCAGGCGATGAAGCGGTACGTGATTGTAAGCGAGCAGTGCAAGGGATGCAGCAAGTGCGCGCGGCAGTGCCCGGTCGGGGCGATCACGGGTGAGGTCAAGCACCCGTACACGATCGGCCAGGACAAGTGCATCAAGTGCGGCGCGTGCGTCGATGCCTGCAACTTTAACGCTGTCATCGAGCAGTTTTAA
- a CDS encoding response regulator, translated as MGKRKRWKLKNVNTLLILTVFVISIGVTAFAGMTIVNTDRLARYTNEIYQEPYAVNEAAWKMRLQILYARNTMLSMLTDDENFDNQRENLERMYENRKEQPAIRRVLQEQYQGDPQLVATLFEDFDTLRTQHDRCIELIYQGKLDEAKAILYTEAYPVYQEADQLIARVISDSQQHIAHYVESTTALNDRTNMMALIWGGALIGITLLLSIMSAHTITKRNADIYHNDMLFKIISENVDDVFMIYDCVGEKVEYISDNAGRILGLPVEDYKHNMWIARSYFSDDEFARVRKTVELAKTREIIEFDFMIHDPKTGTEKELHSKLYPILENGRVVKHVFVTSDLTAEKVSKKMLESALDDARSANKAKREFLSRMSHEIRTPLNTIIGLVEVMKNSLEAEKKPNNDLKKVHIAAQHLLELINDLLDMSKIESGKMEFEQKEFSLNVMLSEISMIMEPKIAEKEQIFDVMLRDVVNDRFVGAELRIRQVLLNFLSNAVKFTPEGGKIKLAIRQVAQRGNAACLNFSVTDNGIGMSEEFMSRIFLPFEQESTDISRKFGGTGLGMALSKTFVETMGGTIDVHSVEGKGSKFSFDLWLQFADAPVNDGKLPEKWKDLRVLLVDDDDEMRGHLKVICEQLGIRAEEAGSGAEAVHIIKKSAEPFDFAFIDLYMPDVDGIRTTEWIRNEAKNDILVVLMSAYDYKRVEQEAREAGVKGFLTKPVLREAVYQVIGELEGEAVEEAEETEELPDFTGKRMLLVDDSELNREIGQALSEQVGFMVETANDGQQALEKFVASPPGYYDAIMMDVQMPVMDGYEATQAIRASGHADAKDIVILAMTANGFREDVAESIKNGMNAHVSKPIDAKVVFAILKDYLL; from the coding sequence ATGGGGAAGAGGAAAAGATGGAAACTGAAGAACGTCAATACGCTCCTTATATTGACTGTCTTTGTTATTTCCATCGGCGTGACCGCTTTTGCGGGTATGACGATCGTAAATACCGATCGCCTTGCACGGTACACAAATGAAATATATCAGGAACCTTACGCGGTGAACGAAGCGGCCTGGAAAATGCGGCTGCAGATTTTGTATGCGCGCAATACGATGCTCAGTATGCTGACAGACGATGAAAATTTCGATAACCAGCGGGAAAACCTGGAGCGGATGTATGAGAACCGCAAAGAGCAGCCCGCCATCCGGCGCGTGCTGCAGGAGCAATACCAGGGGGATCCCCAGCTGGTCGCGACGCTGTTTGAGGATTTCGATACCCTGCGCACGCAGCACGACCGGTGTATCGAGCTCATCTACCAGGGCAAACTCGACGAGGCAAAAGCGATCTTGTATACTGAGGCCTATCCGGTCTATCAGGAAGCGGATCAGCTCATTGCCCGGGTCATCAGCGATTCGCAGCAGCACATCGCGCATTACGTGGAGAGTACGACCGCTCTTAACGACCGTACGAACATGATGGCGCTCATATGGGGCGGCGCCTTGATCGGTATTACTTTGCTGCTGTCTATCATGAGCGCGCACACTATTACCAAGCGGAATGCGGACATCTACCACAACGATATGCTCTTTAAGATCATATCGGAAAACGTGGACGATGTGTTCATGATATACGATTGTGTCGGCGAAAAGGTGGAATACATCAGCGACAACGCCGGGCGCATCCTGGGGCTGCCTGTGGAAGACTACAAGCACAACATGTGGATCGCGCGTTCCTATTTCAGCGACGATGAGTTTGCGAGGGTGCGCAAGACGGTGGAACTTGCGAAGACGCGGGAGATCATAGAATTTGATTTCATGATACACGACCCCAAGACAGGAACGGAAAAAGAGCTGCACAGCAAGCTGTATCCCATCCTGGAAAACGGCAGGGTCGTCAAACACGTGTTTGTGACGAGCGACCTGACGGCGGAAAAAGTATCGAAGAAAATGCTGGAATCCGCACTGGACGACGCGCGCAGCGCAAACAAGGCCAAGCGGGAGTTCCTATCGCGCATGAGCCACGAGATCCGCACGCCCTTAAATACGATCATCGGGCTTGTCGAAGTCATGAAGAATTCCCTGGAGGCCGAAAAGAAGCCGAACAACGACTTGAAGAAGGTCCATATAGCGGCGCAGCATTTGTTGGAGCTGATCAACGACCTGCTCGATATGTCCAAGATCGAAAGCGGCAAGATGGAATTCGAGCAAAAGGAGTTCAGCTTGAACGTGATGCTTTCGGAGATATCCATGATCATGGAGCCGAAGATCGCGGAAAAAGAACAGATATTCGACGTCATGCTCCGGGACGTGGTAAACGACCGCTTTGTGGGCGCGGAGCTGCGTATCCGGCAGGTGCTTTTGAACTTCCTTTCCAACGCGGTGAAATTCACGCCGGAGGGCGGGAAGATCAAGCTGGCGATCCGCCAGGTGGCGCAGCGCGGCAACGCGGCGTGCCTGAATTTCTCGGTGACGGATAATGGCATCGGCATGAGTGAAGAATTCATGAGCCGGATATTCCTGCCATTTGAGCAGGAAAGCACGGACATTTCGCGCAAGTTTGGCGGCACAGGCCTCGGTATGGCGCTTTCCAAAACCTTTGTGGAAACGATGGGCGGCACTATCGACGTACACAGCGTAGAAGGCAAGGGCAGTAAATTCTCGTTCGACCTGTGGCTGCAGTTTGCGGATGCGCCGGTAAACGACGGCAAGCTGCCGGAAAAATGGAAAGACCTGCGCGTACTGCTGGTGGATGACGACGACGAAATGCGCGGGCACCTAAAGGTCATCTGCGAACAGTTGGGTATCCGGGCAGAGGAGGCCGGTTCGGGTGCGGAGGCCGTGCATATCATCAAGAAGTCGGCGGAGCCATTTGATTTTGCGTTTATCGACCTTTACATGCCGGACGTGGACGGGATCCGTACGACGGAATGGATCAGGAACGAGGCCAAAAACGATATCCTCGTCGTGCTGATGTCGGCGTATGACTATAAACGTGTCGAGCAGGAAGCGCGTGAGGCGGGCGTGAAGGGATTCCTGACAAAACCTGTGCTCCGGGAAGCGGTGTACCAGGTGATCGGGGAGCTTGAGGGCGAGGCCGTGGAAGAAGCGGAGGAAACGGAGGAGCTGCCCGATTTTACAGGCAAACGCATGCTTTTGGTGGACGACAGCGAGCTGAACCGCGAGATCGGGCAGGCCCTGAGCGAACAAGTCGGGTTCATGGTAGAGACCGCAAACGACGGGCAGCAGGCGCTTGAAAAGTTCGTTGCTTCCCCGCCGGGATATTACGACGCGATCATGATGGACGTGCAAATGCCCGTGATGGACGGGTACGAAGCGACGCAGGCGATCCGTGCAAGCGGACATGCCGACGCGAAGGATATTGTGATCTTGGCCATGACTGCCAACGGTTTCCGGGAGGACGTTGCGGAATCGATCAAAAACGGCATGAATGCGCACGTATCAAAACCAATCGATGCAAAAGTGGTCTTTGCCATACTGAAAGACTATTTGCTATAA
- a CDS encoding [Fe-Fe] hydrogenase large subunit C-terminal domain-containing protein codes for MSIIQFKEANCKNCYKCIRSCQVKSIAFKNEQAEITERECILCGHCFLACPQNAKSINSSLETVKGYLKNGEKVYVSVAPSFASCYKDATFPKISAALKKLGFTGVEETSIGAAQVSRSFEGLMKEHKMGNIITTCCPTLVLLVEKYYPELVKYLAPVAAPMTAHGKMMKEVYGSRIKTVFIGPCISKIHEAQEEKGGGAIDAVLLFDEVMNWLKDEGVDLEQEDGDVREMKATVNRLYPIPGGIIQTIDKQARANYQCVAIDGIDRCVEILDSLKGGEITNYFLEMNACPGSCLGGPGLKECSPAYLLSKDNTLKYVKNRKAAQAPVSEDTRLDFSWQYESRVPKRHEPTEEEIQQVFLRMGKTSDDKILNCGGCGYSTCRDKAIAVLQGKADMRMCLPFMREKAESISNVVMDNTPNAIVILDGDFNLMEYNSAAAELFRLNEKNYVGRPISMIIDCDDIDEVRETGENIFDRKVYYKDLDITVEQSTIFIRENSIYLLLIKDITEDEHQQHKMNEMRAETVEVTQKVIDKQMRVAQEIASLLGETTAETKIALTNLKKYIQESEDERIY; via the coding sequence ATGAGTATCATCCAGTTCAAAGAAGCGAATTGTAAAAACTGTTATAAATGTATCCGGAGCTGCCAGGTGAAATCCATCGCCTTCAAAAACGAGCAGGCGGAGATCACCGAAAGGGAGTGTATTTTGTGCGGGCATTGCTTCCTTGCTTGCCCCCAGAATGCAAAATCCATCAATTCCAGCCTGGAAACGGTAAAGGGATATCTCAAAAACGGCGAAAAGGTATACGTGTCCGTAGCGCCGTCCTTTGCGAGCTGTTATAAGGACGCGACGTTCCCGAAGATTTCCGCCGCCCTCAAAAAGCTGGGCTTTACAGGCGTGGAGGAAACGTCCATCGGCGCCGCGCAGGTGTCCCGCAGCTTTGAAGGGCTGATGAAAGAGCATAAGATGGGCAATATCATCACCACCTGCTGTCCGACGCTCGTGCTGCTGGTGGAAAAATATTACCCGGAGCTGGTCAAGTATTTAGCGCCCGTAGCCGCCCCTATGACGGCGCACGGCAAGATGATGAAGGAAGTGTATGGCAGCCGCATCAAAACGGTTTTCATCGGCCCGTGCATTTCCAAAATCCACGAGGCGCAGGAAGAAAAAGGCGGCGGCGCGATCGACGCGGTGCTGCTCTTTGACGAGGTGATGAACTGGCTGAAGGACGAGGGCGTCGATTTGGAGCAGGAGGACGGCGACGTCCGCGAGATGAAGGCGACGGTCAACCGCCTGTATCCCATTCCCGGCGGCATCATCCAGACGATAGACAAGCAGGCGCGCGCAAACTATCAATGCGTGGCGATCGACGGGATCGACCGCTGCGTGGAAATATTGGATTCCTTAAAAGGCGGGGAGATCACGAATTATTTCCTGGAGATGAACGCCTGCCCCGGCAGCTGCCTCGGCGGCCCCGGCCTTAAGGAATGCAGTCCGGCGTATTTGCTCTCCAAAGACAATACGCTCAAATACGTCAAGAACCGCAAGGCTGCACAGGCGCCCGTTTCAGAAGATACGCGGCTCGATTTTTCGTGGCAGTACGAAAGCCGTGTGCCCAAACGCCACGAGCCGACGGAAGAGGAAATACAGCAGGTGTTTTTGCGCATGGGCAAGACGAGCGACGACAAAATACTCAATTGCGGCGGCTGCGGTTATTCGACGTGCCGCGACAAGGCGATCGCCGTATTGCAGGGCAAGGCGGATATGCGCATGTGCCTGCCGTTCATGCGGGAAAAGGCGGAAAGCATCTCTAACGTGGTGATGGACAACACGCCCAACGCCATCGTGATTTTGGACGGCGATTTCAACCTCATGGAATACAACAGCGCGGCGGCGGAGCTTTTCCGCTTAAACGAGAAAAACTATGTCGGGCGTCCGATCTCCATGATCATCGACTGCGACGACATCGACGAGGTCAGGGAGACGGGGGAAAATATTTTCGACCGCAAGGTATATTATAAGGACCTTGATATCACAGTGGAGCAGTCCACCATCTTTATCCGTGAGAATTCCATCTACCTGCTGCTGATCAAGGACATCACGGAGGACGAGCACCAGCAGCATAAGATGAACGAAATGCGCGCGGAGACCGTCGAGGTCACGCAGAAGGTCATCGACAAGCAAATGCGCGTGGCACAGGAGATCGCAAGCCTGCTGGGGGAAACGACGGCGGAAACGAAGATCGCGCTCACCAACCTCAAGAAATATATCCAGGAGTCCGAAGATGAGCGTATTTATTGA
- a CDS encoding SpoIIE family protein phosphatase, giving the protein MSVFIETSPGSLFKYGEELCGDKVEIVRKGDVVTIVLADGLGSGVKANILSTLTSKIAATMLADGADIYETVETVASTLPVCSVRGLAYCTFTILRVNKQGQAHLVEFDNPQVILVRGGKEVVIDKEEIEIGDKKILESRFEMKEGDMCIAFSDGAIHAGVGQLLNFGWQRDNIVEYACRAYGKDMPARAMTKLLLSACDSLYDEKPGDDTTFVTTKIRKSRPAHIMVGPPVDGSRDEEIVRRLLSVDGFKVVCGGTTSQIVSRVSGRELSVKIDYKDPDVPPVGLIDGIDLVTEGVVTLAKTQEIMQKYMSSASAMDDIFNLYKNDGASRLAKILLEDCTRAHFIVGRALNPAHQNPDLPINLSLKLRLVKDIAQTMRAMGKEVEIEYC; this is encoded by the coding sequence ATGAGCGTATTTATTGAGACAAGCCCGGGCAGCCTTTTCAAATATGGGGAAGAGCTGTGCGGCGATAAGGTAGAGATCGTGCGCAAGGGCGACGTGGTGACGATCGTGCTCGCGGACGGCCTCGGGAGCGGGGTCAAGGCGAATATCCTCTCTACGCTCACCTCCAAGATCGCGGCGACGATGCTCGCGGACGGCGCGGATATCTACGAAACGGTGGAAACGGTCGCCTCCACACTGCCGGTGTGCAGCGTGCGCGGGCTTGCGTACTGTACGTTCACGATCCTGCGCGTAAACAAACAGGGACAGGCGCACCTCGTGGAATTCGATAACCCGCAGGTGATCCTCGTGAGGGGCGGAAAAGAAGTCGTAATCGATAAGGAAGAGATCGAGATCGGCGACAAGAAAATACTGGAAAGCCGCTTCGAGATGAAGGAAGGCGACATGTGCATCGCCTTTTCGGACGGCGCGATCCATGCGGGCGTAGGCCAGCTTTTGAATTTCGGCTGGCAGCGCGACAACATCGTGGAATATGCGTGCCGCGCGTACGGGAAGGATATGCCCGCGCGCGCCATGACCAAGCTGCTGTTGTCGGCGTGCGATTCGCTCTACGACGAAAAGCCGGGCGACGATACGACGTTCGTGACTACGAAAATACGCAAATCGCGTCCCGCGCACATCATGGTGGGGCCGCCGGTAGACGGTTCGCGCGATGAAGAGATCGTCAGGCGCCTGCTTAGCGTGGACGGGTTCAAGGTCGTGTGCGGCGGGACGACGTCGCAGATTGTGAGCCGCGTTTCGGGCAGGGAGCTTTCCGTCAAGATCGACTACAAAGACCCGGACGTACCGCCGGTGGGGCTGATCGACGGGATCGACCTGGTGACGGAGGGCGTGGTCACGCTGGCAAAGACGCAGGAGATCATGCAAAAATATATGTCGTCCGCAAGCGCCATGGACGATATCTTCAACCTGTACAAAAACGACGGCGCGTCCCGGCTGGCGAAGATACTGCTGGAGGATTGCACGCGCGCGCACTTTATCGTGGGCAGGGCTTTAAATCCTGCCCACCAGAACCCCGACCTGCCCATTAATTTGAGCCTGAAGCTGCGTTTGGTGAAGGATATCGCGCAGACCATGCGCGCCATGGGCAAGGAAGTGGAGATCGAGTACTGCTGA